In one window of Pseudomonas putida DNA:
- a CDS encoding alpha/beta hydrolase, whose amino-acid sequence MPSPFHPDLLRTSLDALAARQPLSAQALDYQRFYGLDLPAHSWLGGFSVAGFDLVGQVWLPQEPVATLFLLHGYYDHMGLYRHVIAWALQQGFAVIGCDLPGHGLSSGERASIADFAIYQQVLDALFEQARRLDLPRPWHLCGQSTGGAIVVDHLLHCGEQSPADGQVILLAPLVRPRAWHWSKLSYRVLRHFVDGIERRFSANTNDPAFLAFLEADPLQPRRLPTAWVGALMAWIKRIEAAPHSRRRPLIVQGEADGTVDWPYNLRVLKEKFAEPQILLLPEARHHLANELPDIRQRYFTFLDQRLLT is encoded by the coding sequence ATGCCTTCACCCTTCCACCCTGACCTGCTGCGCACCAGCCTTGACGCTCTTGCGGCGCGCCAGCCACTGTCGGCCCAGGCCCTCGATTACCAGCGCTTCTACGGTCTCGACCTGCCTGCACACAGCTGGTTGGGTGGCTTCAGCGTTGCAGGTTTCGACCTGGTCGGGCAGGTGTGGCTGCCGCAAGAACCGGTGGCGACGCTGTTCCTGCTGCATGGCTACTACGACCACATGGGCCTGTACCGCCATGTGATCGCCTGGGCCTTGCAGCAGGGCTTCGCGGTGATTGGCTGCGATCTGCCCGGTCACGGGCTGTCCAGTGGCGAGCGGGCCAGCATCGCCGACTTCGCGATCTACCAGCAGGTGCTCGATGCCCTCTTCGAACAGGCGCGCAGGCTCGACTTGCCACGGCCTTGGCATCTGTGTGGGCAGAGCACGGGTGGAGCCATCGTTGTCGATCATCTGCTGCACTGCGGCGAGCAGAGCCCGGCGGACGGCCAGGTGATCCTGCTGGCGCCGTTGGTGCGACCGCGGGCCTGGCACTGGTCGAAGCTGAGTTATCGGGTGCTGCGCCATTTCGTCGATGGTATCGAGCGACGCTTCAGTGCCAATACCAACGACCCGGCATTTCTTGCGTTTCTCGAGGCCGATCCGTTGCAGCCGCGGCGCCTGCCGACGGCATGGGTGGGGGCGCTGATGGCCTGGATCAAGCGCATCGAGGCGGCGCCGCACAGTCGGCGTCGGCCGCTGATCGTTCAGGGCGAGGCAGACGGCACGGTGGACTGGCCTTACAACCTCAGGGTGCTGAAGGAGAAGTTCGCCGAGCCGCAGATTCTCCTGCTGCCCGAGGCGCGGCATCACCTGGCCAACGAGCTGCCGGATATCCGCCAGCGCTACTTCACCTTTCTCGACCAGCGCCTGCTTACTTGA